One genomic window of Candidatus Thermokryptus mobilis includes the following:
- a CDS encoding DUF4397 domain-containing protein has product MKCKFTVCLSVLIFAFLYLISGSGCINVDNPVIQPVDYRSSAKFVNLRSGTSLTVYVDGSQKATISFGDASQYFDLPAGSRVFVFDYGAGRDTIRQSLESEKKYSIFYVSGANVLFASERNTFDDPYPSGKALVRFLHLSPDLGTTKVIVNFANKDSIFTNIAFKGGTPYLEISSFPVKYTVIAGTDTVVKAWDSGVNGAGRYSVVVFGPRASLEKKLFKED; this is encoded by the coding sequence ATGAAATGTAAGTTTACCGTTTGCCTTTCTGTTTTAATTTTCGCTTTTTTATATTTGATTTCGGGGAGTGGATGTATTAATGTTGATAATCCTGTAATTCAGCCGGTTGATTATCGTTCAAGTGCGAAGTTTGTGAATTTAAGAAGCGGGACTTCTTTGACTGTTTATGTTGATGGGTCTCAAAAGGCAACGATTTCGTTTGGCGATGCCTCCCAATATTTTGACCTTCCAGCTGGTTCAAGGGTTTTTGTCTTTGATTACGGGGCCGGGAGGGATACTATAAGACAATCGCTTGAATCAGAGAAGAAGTATTCAATTTTCTATGTTAGTGGTGCAAATGTTTTATTTGCAAGCGAGCGAAACACATTTGACGACCCATATCCAAGTGGAAAGGCGTTGGTTAGGTTTTTGCATTTGAGCCCTGACCTTGGCACTACGAAGGTCATTGTAAATTTTGCCAATAAGGATTCCATTTTTACAAACATCGCATTTAAAGGCGGAACCCCATATCTTGAGATTTCTTCTTTCCCTGTTAAGTATACTGTTATAGCTGGGACGGATACGGTTGTTAAAGCTTGGGATTCAGGGGTTAATGGAGCTGGCAGATATTCGGTTGTAGTTTTTGGTCCAAGAGCAAGTTTAGAAAAAAAGCTTTTCAAAGAAGATTAA